In one window of Synergistaceae bacterium DNA:
- a CDS encoding amidohydrolase, with protein sequence MYADKVIEQVKAWRRDIHAHPELSQHEERTSGLVAGVLEGLGLEVRRNVGGFGVVGVLRGKEEGRTVALRADMDALPLTEATGLPFASENDGVMHACGHDTHTAMLLGTACVLSEMRSELRGNVKFIFQPAEELNPVGGAPGMIADGVLENPHVDAMFALHVWPACGTGTIAIRSGAVMAASDRIFITVKGRTAHGSRPDQGLDAIVAAAHVITGLQSIVSRSLSPLDSAVLTIGTIHGGNRYNVIPESVKLEGTVRTLNPDVQERMPVMITRIAQGIAEGLGASCDVEYVKGYSPLVNDAGLAGLAREAVKGTMNVVVPEQPDLTAEDFAFFARERPAVMAWLGCRPESVRPEDMAMLHNTKFCPDEECFRYGIEYFVRSAAGFLR encoded by the coding sequence ATGTACGCAGACAAAGTTATTGAGCAGGTGAAGGCGTGGAGGAGAGATATTCACGCACACCCTGAGCTGTCTCAGCACGAAGAGAGAACGTCAGGGCTCGTAGCAGGTGTGCTTGAGGGGCTGGGTCTCGAGGTCAGGAGGAACGTCGGGGGCTTCGGTGTCGTCGGAGTGCTGCGCGGAAAGGAGGAGGGACGTACTGTTGCCCTTCGTGCGGACATGGACGCTCTGCCGCTGACTGAGGCGACAGGACTTCCTTTCGCGAGCGAAAACGACGGGGTGATGCACGCCTGCGGGCACGACACTCACACCGCAATGCTTCTGGGCACAGCGTGCGTGTTGAGTGAGATGCGCAGTGAGTTACGGGGTAACGTGAAATTCATCTTCCAGCCCGCCGAAGAACTCAACCCTGTTGGCGGAGCACCGGGAATGATTGCCGACGGAGTGCTCGAGAATCCTCACGTTGATGCGATGTTCGCGCTTCACGTGTGGCCTGCCTGCGGGACAGGGACGATCGCAATTCGCTCGGGTGCTGTGATGGCGGCTTCTGACAGAATATTCATCACGGTGAAGGGCAGGACTGCGCACGGTTCGCGGCCGGATCAGGGGCTTGACGCTATCGTTGCGGCGGCTCACGTAATCACCGGCCTGCAGAGCATCGTCTCACGTTCGCTGTCCCCGCTGGACTCTGCTGTGCTGACGATAGGGACGATTCACGGCGGCAACAGGTACAACGTAATTCCCGAGAGCGTGAAGCTGGAAGGTACAGTGAGGACGTTGAACCCCGATGTTCAGGAGCGTATGCCGGTCATGATAACGCGGATTGCGCAGGGCATTGCTGAGGGGCTTGGTGCGTCGTGCGATGTCGAGTACGTGAAGGGTTATTCTCCGCTCGTGAATGACGCTGGACTTGCCGGGCTTGCGCGCGAGGCGGTGAAGGGCACGATGAACGTTGTCGTCCCCGAACAGCCGGATCTCACTGCGGAGGACTTTGCGTTCTTTGCGCGTGAGAGGCCTGCGGTGATGGCGTGGCTGGGATGCCGGCCGGAGAGCGTGAGGCCTGAGGATATGGCGATGCTGCACAACACAAAGTTCTGCCCGGACGAGGAGTGCTTCAGGTACGGGATAGAGTACTTTGTCAGGAGTGCGGCGGGCTTCCTGCGCTGA
- a CDS encoding AMP-binding protein, protein MLTEILSSSGNAVVNVSGRIDTSTAPAFQNEMNALDYDAIERLTLDFSDVLYVSSAGLRVLLVLKKRMGDRPFALINVNASVAEILETTGFSQLLDYRAVNSDTDYSHMSFKEFLAQKVRTGTAEAVLYSDGLSYTWSELDKCAQIMAADLHKQGVTKGSHVAISSPNSANWIITFYAIQKLGAIACLVNFNLGAQEVVTLSKVGDITHFCYGAMPQMKDEGEFLSAIKSDGSLITSVYDIRGSVNFKDRLGEYGNVEGRFEGKVEADDACVMIFTSGSTGTPKGVLLSAYNILNASSAMADIIRLSSQDKACLITPMFHILGLTTGLFANGIADAPMFIPESLKTAELIRVISTEGITAFHSVPTMMLAIVNNPGFSVEKVSSLRATILAGSPVSEAQMVMLREKFPANNFYIAYGLSEMAPVTMTVYGDTEEHITQTIGKPVGGVEIKIWDTANNCECKPGDTGEIIVQGYNLMSCYYKAELDKQAVDAEGWLHTGDLGHFDAEGYIHFSGRAKELIIRGGENIVPNEIASAISEDEAVADVKVVGVPDNFWGETVAAAVLMKDGCTFDEAAMRAALAGKLAKYKIPAYFIVYDKFPFLPNGKVDAVNLKKDVIEKVSRLTGK, encoded by the coding sequence ATGCTAACGGAAATTTTGTCATCAAGCGGCAATGCTGTCGTGAATGTCAGCGGGAGGATCGACACGTCAACTGCTCCCGCGTTCCAGAACGAGATGAACGCTCTGGACTACGACGCTATAGAGAGGCTCACTCTGGACTTCAGCGATGTCCTCTACGTGTCATCAGCCGGGCTTCGCGTACTGCTCGTCCTCAAGAAGCGTATGGGCGACCGTCCCTTTGCGCTCATCAACGTCAACGCCTCCGTAGCCGAAATTCTGGAGACTACGGGCTTCTCCCAGCTCCTGGACTACAGAGCCGTGAACTCCGACACTGATTACAGCCACATGTCGTTCAAGGAGTTCCTTGCGCAGAAGGTAAGAACCGGCACAGCCGAAGCGGTACTGTACTCTGACGGATTGTCCTACACGTGGAGCGAGCTGGACAAGTGCGCGCAGATTATGGCCGCTGACCTCCACAAGCAGGGCGTAACAAAGGGGTCTCACGTTGCCATCTCGTCGCCTAACTCTGCAAACTGGATCATAACGTTCTACGCCATACAGAAGCTCGGAGCAATTGCCTGTCTCGTGAACTTCAATCTCGGGGCTCAAGAAGTCGTTACGCTCTCCAAAGTCGGCGACATCACGCATTTCTGCTATGGTGCTATGCCTCAGATGAAGGACGAGGGAGAGTTCCTTTCCGCCATAAAGTCAGACGGCTCGCTCATCACCAGTGTCTATGACATCAGGGGCAGCGTGAACTTCAAGGACAGGCTCGGCGAGTACGGGAACGTTGAAGGCCGCTTCGAGGGCAAGGTTGAGGCTGATGATGCCTGCGTAATGATCTTCACGTCAGGCTCTACCGGCACGCCCAAAGGTGTACTGCTCTCTGCCTACAACATTCTGAACGCGTCTTCGGCTATGGCGGACATAATACGGCTGTCTTCTCAGGACAAGGCTTGCCTCATCACTCCCATGTTCCACATACTTGGCCTGACTACCGGGCTCTTTGCCAATGGCATTGCTGATGCTCCTATGTTCATTCCCGAGTCGCTGAAGACTGCGGAGCTTATACGAGTCATCAGCACTGAGGGCATAACGGCTTTCCACTCTGTGCCGACTATGATGCTTGCCATCGTCAACAATCCCGGCTTCTCCGTCGAGAAGGTCTCTTCCCTGCGCGCAACGATTCTGGCCGGTTCGCCGGTGAGCGAGGCTCAGATGGTCATGCTCCGCGAGAAATTCCCTGCCAACAATTTCTACATAGCCTACGGCCTCTCGGAGATGGCACCGGTAACTATGACGGTCTACGGCGACACTGAGGAGCATATTACGCAGACTATAGGCAAGCCTGTTGGCGGAGTGGAGATAAAGATCTGGGACACTGCCAACAACTGCGAGTGCAAGCCCGGTGATACAGGAGAAATCATCGTGCAGGGCTACAACCTGATGTCGTGCTACTACAAGGCTGAGCTCGACAAGCAGGCCGTTGACGCTGAAGGCTGGCTGCACACTGGAGACTTGGGGCATTTCGACGCGGAGGGCTACATACACTTTTCCGGCCGCGCTAAGGAGCTCATCATTCGCGGCGGCGAGAACATCGTACCCAACGAGATAGCTTCTGCGATTTCTGAGGACGAAGCTGTTGCTGACGTGAAGGTTGTGGGCGTGCCCGATAACTTCTGGGGCGAGACTGTGGCCGCTGCCGTGCTGATGAAGGATGGCTGCACGTTCGATGAAGCGGCTATGCGTGCTGCTCTTGCCGGAAAGCTGGCCAAGTACAAGATACCCGCATACTTCATCGTGTACGACAAGTTCCCGTTCCTGCCCAACGGCAAAGTAGACGCAGTGAACTTGAAGAAGGACGTTATAGAGAAGGTAAGCCGCCTGACCGGTAAATAA
- a CDS encoding polysaccharide biosynthesis C-terminal domain-containing protein codes for MGKIKHLDEQVISYAFMKSAGVMIAACITAFIGTTVDSLVTSRYLGVEYITAFQLVQPTMLIVVVMFTLISNGIQNVYSRFVGAGKMEDAHKIMSLSMIILGIFGVAFAVAGCAFIHPIVEALGAEDPSSLLHKEAAAYFKGIAPGIVWLCLQQLFSYLLMMEGRHGVVLWAVVILTIVNIVGDLLVAFYFHSGLLGMGLASALCYFTGTAIMALSLIMKPGNFRFKLHGLKFRPFLDVLVMGVPGAVSRFCMVVQTTFMNKLLIHRFSGEAVAAYAILSTLNQLFQSVVIGIAGTTFTMASIYAGEEDIKSLRSTLAVSIRHSLIFELLEMACIMSFAHRIVAPFIGADGAVVEKIAVFGLRNIALALPLYGINYVFQRYAHALGLMKAALIIPLLNGMVMFISAAFVLFNWFGKNNVWFAFAISELLTMAIIFIAMSISRKHLAVKLDDYLCIPEGMGKDIEAKLEVSVASMDDLMNLSQNVQGVCLKYGVEARKALLLALSVEEMGKNIFQYNTKAMSIDFRMLKKADYFIIRIRDSGQEFSPKKWLELHGATNSEDNIGIRLVSGMAQKFEYISTMGMNNLLIYV; via the coding sequence GTGGGTAAGATTAAGCACCTCGACGAGCAGGTCATATCTTACGCTTTCATGAAGTCCGCCGGTGTGATGATCGCGGCGTGCATTACGGCATTCATAGGCACAACTGTTGACAGCCTCGTTACGAGCCGCTATCTCGGTGTCGAGTACATTACGGCCTTCCAGCTCGTACAGCCTACAATGTTAATCGTAGTGGTGATGTTCACGCTCATTTCCAACGGAATACAGAACGTGTACTCACGCTTTGTAGGTGCGGGAAAAATGGAGGACGCTCATAAGATTATGTCCTTGTCCATGATTATATTGGGCATATTCGGCGTGGCTTTTGCCGTTGCCGGGTGCGCGTTCATTCACCCGATCGTTGAGGCTCTGGGTGCTGAGGATCCGTCATCCTTGCTCCATAAAGAAGCCGCCGCTTATTTCAAGGGTATTGCGCCTGGTATCGTGTGGCTGTGCCTTCAGCAGTTATTCAGCTACCTGCTCATGATGGAGGGCAGGCACGGCGTAGTGCTCTGGGCTGTTGTCATCCTGACAATTGTCAACATCGTCGGTGATTTGCTCGTGGCGTTCTACTTCCACAGCGGCCTTCTCGGTATGGGCTTGGCTTCCGCCCTGTGCTACTTCACCGGCACTGCTATTATGGCGTTATCCCTCATCATGAAACCGGGAAATTTCAGGTTCAAGCTGCACGGTTTGAAGTTCAGGCCGTTCCTTGATGTGCTTGTAATGGGAGTTCCCGGCGCGGTCAGCAGGTTCTGCATGGTTGTGCAGACTACGTTCATGAACAAACTCCTGATACACAGATTTTCGGGTGAAGCTGTGGCCGCCTACGCAATATTGAGCACGCTGAATCAGCTCTTCCAGTCCGTAGTTATAGGCATTGCGGGTACTACGTTCACAATGGCTTCTATATATGCCGGAGAAGAGGACATAAAGTCTCTGCGCTCGACTTTGGCCGTAAGTATCAGGCACTCACTCATCTTCGAGCTGTTGGAGATGGCGTGTATCATGAGCTTTGCACACAGGATTGTTGCACCGTTCATAGGGGCTGACGGCGCGGTCGTCGAGAAGATTGCGGTGTTTGGCCTCCGCAATATCGCTCTGGCTCTTCCTCTTTACGGCATCAACTACGTCTTCCAGCGTTATGCTCACGCGCTCGGCCTCATGAAAGCTGCCCTGATTATTCCTCTCTTGAACGGTATGGTTATGTTCATCTCGGCGGCCTTCGTGCTGTTCAACTGGTTCGGCAAAAACAATGTGTGGTTCGCCTTCGCCATTTCTGAACTCCTCACTATGGCCATTATCTTTATCGCAATGTCCATCAGCCGCAAGCACTTGGCAGTGAAACTTGATGATTATCTGTGCATTCCTGAGGGCATGGGCAAGGATATTGAGGCAAAACTTGAAGTGTCTGTGGCCTCTATGGATGATCTTATGAACTTGTCGCAGAACGTGCAGGGCGTGTGCCTGAAGTACGGCGTAGAGGCAAGGAAGGCCTTACTGCTCGCGCTTTCTGTCGAGGAGATGGGCAAGAACATTTTCCAGTACAACACTAAGGCCATGTCCATAGACTTCAGGATGCTCAAGAAGGCGGACTACTTCATCATAAGGATACGCGATTCGGGCCAGGAGTTCAGCCCCAAAAAGTGGCTTGAGCTTCACGGTGCGACTAACAGTGAGGATAACATAGGTATACGCTTGGTTTCGGGCATGGCGCAAAAATTCGAGTACATCAGCACGATGGGCATGAACAACCTGCTGATATACGTATAA